A region of Palaemon carinicauda isolate YSFRI2023 unplaced genomic scaffold, ASM3689809v2 scaffold83, whole genome shotgun sequence DNA encodes the following proteins:
- the LOC137637546 gene encoding uncharacterized protein gives DTVPPLIEIDEFDESSVRLWKMFREVIQPLYLEILGWIYRGWTKKKNFKDYLVSQGVNINEVKSNLSKDQWDKFMNPSSLDTWDITMIHVLFQFSKCLARKNDEKWHKQNGFDPEMSLTSMKNLRNETAHNLKIDRIRCAVIINTVYELTMKIQEGLKLVMLWDGVNPEDKEEIEREMDRVFDNTRQKIHEIGKGGIGAEVFDEYQREIDFAKKKKLLEEEGFPCLKIILEKFKSINPLNLIAGTSSNPNTPVETIYTEMKLEGESGPCSVPIEEILNHVPHDDPSRLLLIKGMAGMGKTTLVKKIISDWLSKKDDIKGLNDYDILLYAECRDSIESFKELLVAFFRDVHQKFQGNEIIDVCLAYKCLLIVDGYDELNDKSTKLIQDVLTLKKSRKLSVIVTTRPEFEERFNNQVKSDYTTVSTISLEGIPKEKREEFVCKYYAVLGSGSSPLQSLEELLQYLRKTKHTMHEVWGLPLNLALLTVLWMYKPEVISNITTEAELYWQFHLLSLSKLKERLAKNPLTAHLPLSVLNDRVHQVIEKLCCESFKALQNNEINIPKSTIKYLSKFCYHMKLPAEELTGAFLKKVTTSQGSFHYSFPHKGIMESMAALFFPMKLTNQSWYQSVNTARVKKIFKKLLGGSLPENLHKYQNMMIHMISLFHVGDGDEMKVSDDAKIEALELLRFKLFDWDTTIQNYTIDAYIALLRATDPPLPNRERIKITISLFDTDGLVELQRQLCRHHINPSVIYLRKHIRGDSEPTVEERESIKNLLTNDCKEYRGIWDPTFQIPPNIRNLQVTLPDQPSLDAFCRSLEKTKEIEDLVICFSVNDVSSVSRPIPFLEKDPGVFVFVKDVKEEDIEKVGDILRTLQPQDARRSFGSMWFPLCSLGRTRSPKVILRLLASLKGVRVRHYIQFPKEERPNDEALVREMDLKAKESTGCRNGVLCFKEYRGIWDPTFQIPPNIRNLKVRLPDKPSLDAFCRSLEKTKEIEFLDVEHYIQKSKSGVFSRKKENIVLI, from the exons agacaccgtTCCTCCTCTGATCGAAAtcgatgagtttgacgagtcaagcGTAAGATTGTGGAAGATGTTCAGGGAAGTCATTCAGCCTCTTTACTTAGAGATCCTTGGCTGGATATACAGGGGATGGACCAAAAAGAAGAATTTTAAAGACTATCTCGTAAGCCAAGGGGTCAACATTAATGAGGTCAAGAGCAATCTTTCAAAGGATCAAtgggataagttcatgaatccTTCATCACTCGATACATGGGACATAACTATGATTCATGTGCTTTTTCAGTTTTCTAAATGTTTAGCTAGAAAAAATGACGAAAAGTGGCACAAACAAAATGGTTTTGACCCAGAAATGTCCTTAACGTCCATGAAGAATCTAAGGAATGAGACAGCCCACAATTTGAAAATAGACAGAATAAGATGTGCTGtcataataaatacagtatatgaacttacaatgaaaattcaagagggcttaaaacttgtCATGCTCTGGGATGGGGTAAAccctgaggataaagaagaaatcgaaagagaaatggacagagtttttgataACACACGACAAAAGATCCATGAGATAGGGaaaggaggtataggagccgaggtctttgatgaatatcaaagggaaattgacttcgcaaaaaagaagaagttattggaagaagaaggcttcccttgtttAAAGAtcattcttgaaaaatttaaaagcattaatcctctcaacctgatagcaggaacctcttctaaccccaacacACCAGTAGAGAcgatttacacagaaatgaagctagaaggggaaagtggcccctgtagtgttcctatagaggagatactgaatcacgtacctcatgACGATCCcagtcgactcttactgatcaagggaatggcaggtatggggaaaaccactctGGTCAAGAAGATCATTTCTGACTGGCTCTCTAAGAAGGACGACATCAAAGGCCTTAATGACTATGACATACTTTTGTATGCagaatgcagggattccattgaatcttttaaagagtTGTTAGTGGCGTTTTTTAGAGACGTTCACCAGAAATTCCAaggtaatgaaattattgatgtgtgtttggcttACAAATGTCTACTCATCGTAGATGGGTATGATGAATTAAACGACAAATCAACAAAATTAATCCAAgatgttttgacactgaagaaatcccgcaaacttagtgttattgtgacaaccagacctgaatttgaggagagattcaacaatcaagtgaaatccgattacacaactgtgtctacaattagtcttgagggaattccaaaggagaagagagaagagtttgtatgcaagtattatgcagtattggggtcaggCAGTTCTCCCTTGCAATCATTAGAGGAATTGTTgcagtatctgaggaaaacaaagCACACTATGCATGAagtgtggggactacccttaaatctcgctctttTAACAGTTCTGTGGATGTATAAACCAGaggttataagcaacatcaccactgaagctgagctctactggcaatttcaCCTTTTGTCTCTATCAAAATTGAAGGAGCGTTTGGCGAAAAACCCGCTCACAGCTCACTTACCACTAAGTGTATTAAATGATAGAGTTCATCAGGTTATTGAAAAACTATGTTGTGAATCATTCAAAGCATTACaaaataatgaaatcaatattccaaaatccaccatcaaatatttgtccaagttctgttatcatatgaaattgccagccgaagagctaactggcgccttcctgaagaaagtgaccacttcccaagGCTCCTTTCATTACAGTTTCCCACATAAAGGGATAATGGAATCCATGGCAGCTCTGtttttccctatgaaattgacaaaccaatcCTGGTACCAATCAGTAAACACAGCCAGAGTTAAAAAGATCTTTAAAAagcttcttggagggagtctccctgaaaaccttcacaaatatcaaaatatgatgatacatatgatcagcctattccatgtgggtgacggagacgagatgaaggtgtcagatgatgccaagattgaggcactggaactccta aggttcaagtTGTTTGATTGGGACACCACAATTCAAAATtatacaattgatgcgtacattgccctccttagagccacagatccccctctcccaaacagagagagaattaaaatcacAATATCCCTTTTtgacactgatgggttagttgaactgCAAAGGCAACTCTGCCGGCATCATATCAACCCATCAGTAATATATCTAAGGAAACATATCAGaggagattcagagccgaccgtagaagagagagagtcaatcaagaatctactcacaaATGA ttgtaaggaatacagaggcatctgggacccaacgttccaaatccctccaaatattagGAACCTTCAAGTGACTCTTCCAGACCAACCCAgtctcgacgccttctgtcgatctttggaaaagacaaaagagaTTGAAGATTTAG ttatttgcttcagtgtcaacgacgtcagcagcgtcagtcgccccatccctttcttggagaaggatccaGGTGTCTTTGTCTTTGTCaaggacgtcaaggaagaagacatcgagaaggttggggacatccttcggacattgcaaccacaggatgcaaggag atcgttcgGGTCAATGtggtttcctctgtgttccctggggaggacgaggagccctaaggtcatcctcagactcctcgcctccttgaagggagtcagggtgagacacTACATCCAGTTCCCAAAAGAAGAACGACCAAATGACGAAGCCTTAGtcagagagatggatcttaaggcaaaggaatccaccggatgtagaaATGGTGTTctttg ttttAAGGAATACagaggcatctgggacccaacgttccaaatccctccaaatattagGAACCTTAAAGTGAGGCTTCCAGACAAACCCAgtctcgacgccttctgtcgatctttggaaaagacaaaagagattgaatttttag atgtagaacattatattcagaagTCTAAATCAGGTGTTTTTTCTcgcaaaaaggaaaatattgttttaatctga